The DNA window AAAGATTTATATATTACTTTTAATATGTTANNNNNNNNNNNNNNNNNNNNNNNNNNNNNNNNNNNNNNNNNNNNNNNNNNNNNNNNNNNNNNNNNNNNNNNNNNNNNNNNNNNNNNNNNNNNNNNNNNNNNNNNNNNNNNNNNNNNNNNNNNNNNNNNNNNNNNNNNNNNNNNNNNNNNNNNNNNNNNNNNNNNNNNNNNNNNNNNNNNNNNNNNNNNNNNNNNNNNNNNNNNNNNNNNNNNNNNNNNNNNNNNNNNNNNNNNNNNNNNNNNNNNNNNNNNNNNNNNNNNNNNNNNNNNNNNNNNNNNNNNNNNNNNNNNNNNNNNNNNNNNNNNNNNNNNNNNNNNNNNNNNNNNNNNNNNNNNNNNNNNNNNNNNNNNNNNNNNNNNNNNNNNNNNNNNNNNNNNNNNNNNNNNNNNNNNNNNNNNNNNNNNNNNNNNNNNNNNNNNNNNNNNNNNNNNNNNNNNNNNNNNNNNNNNNNNNNNNNNNNNNNNNNNNNNNNNNNNNNNNNNNNNNNNNNNNNNNNNNNNaaaaatagtaaaaaaaaatcacaataaatgtaaaaaaaaaatgcatatagtgTCAAAAAATtgcaataagttaaaataaaaataatttcagtAAAATATACACAAAGTGAATTATAAAAACGcaataagtaaatttaaaaaatctgtttAAATTGATTAATTTGTTAAAGAAAATTGCGATATTATTACCTGAAGAAAAATATGATATGATACCAATTGAGACTTGAAGGCAACATTATTGTGGAGATGTAACGACAGATTATCAGATGGGAAAATATGGCCTGAGGTGAAGCTGTTCATATATCAAACTGCTGTTGATGATTATTATACTGTAGTGTGTGACTGAAGCTCAAACTGTGATCAATGTATGTCCTCAGACACTAGATGGCGCTTTTAGGCAAAGCAAATCAACTGGAGTCAAAATCAATAATATATCCTTAGGAGTTTTTGGTTTCtttttattattctattatttttaGTCCTTCATTTTCTAATAAAATTTTACTGACTGTAGcattcttttttgtatttttaaatatataatatatatatatatatatatatatatatatatatatatatatatatatatatatatatatatatatatatatgactatagatatttatttatttattctgttacTTTTTTGTGTGATGAAGTAACAGGAAATGAAACGCAGATACGCGAGTTGGAAAATGCCTGAGTCGCCCACACATGTGCAcgattttattaacatttaattaGTCATGTAGCGAGCATCCATTAATCATTAAAGCGGTTAGCCGGATAATTAGCCAGGCATTTGAACTCTTTAGTCTGTATTTAAGGCTACATTAGCCGCTAATCCACCAACATACATCCACCAATCAGACGTCCAGCTTTGAGGGAGAAAGCCACTAGAGTGCTCTGAAAGATGCTAACTGCTAGTTAAAAACGCGGCCATGCTAGTGCTAAGACACTGTAAATCAGGGGATAGACAGAAATACATCTTGTATTTGTTACACATGCTCTTTTGAAGCTAATAAGCccactttaaataataataatattaattgagaaagcctagcttgaacATTAGagtgtagttagcatgattctaacatttttctagcatgtttaatgtttctagcatgtcattagcaagttcctaacatgattaacaagttgctagcatgtttctaggattattagcaagttgctagcacgtttctatcatgtttagtaagttgctagcatgtttctaggattattagcaagttgctagcacgtttctatcatggttagtaagttgctagcatgtttctaggattattagcaagttgctagcacgtttctatcatggttagtaagttgctagcatgtttctaggattattagcaagttgctagcacgtttctatcatggttagcaagttgctagcacgtttctatcatggttagcaagttgctagcacgtttctatcatggttagcaagttgctagcacgtttctatcatggttagtaagttgctagcatgtttctaggattattagcaagttgctagcacgtttctatcatggttagcaagttgctagcacgtttctatcatggttagtaagttgctagcatgtttctaggattattagcaagttgctagcacgtttctaggattattagcaagttgctagcatgtttctaggattattagcaagttgctagcatgtttctaggattattagcaagttgctagcacgtttctatcatggttagcaagttgctagcacgtttctatcatggttagcaagttgctagcacgtttctatcatggttagcaagttgctagcacgtttctatcatggttagcaagttgctagcacgtttctatcatggttagtaagttgctagcatgtttctaggattattagcaagttgctagcacgtttctatcatggttagcaagttgctagcacgtttctatcatggttagcaagttgctagcaagtttctatcatggttagcaagttgctagcacgtttctatcatggttagtaagttgctagcatgtttctaggattattagcaagttgctagcacgtttctatcatggttaacaagttgctagcatgtttctaggattattagcaagttgctagcacgtttctatcatggttagtaagttgctagcatgtttctaggattattagcaagttgctagcacgtttctatcatggttagcaagttgctagcaagtttctatcatggttagcaagttgctagcacgtttctatcatggttagtaagttgctagcatgtttctaggattattagcaagttgctagcacgtttctatcatggttagtaagttgctagcatgtttctaggattattagcaagttgctagcacgtttctatcatggttagtaagttgctagcatgtttctaggattattagcaagttgctagcacgtttctatcaTGGTTagtaaattgctagcatgtttctaggattattagcaagttgctagcacgtttctatcatggttagtaagttgctagcatgtttctaggattattagcaagttgctagcacgtttctatcatggttagcaagttgctaggattttttaggctgactagcaaattgctaacatgtttctagactgattagcaagtttctagcatgtttctaatatgattagcaatataatttaaaatttaaaactttaattaGTGCTTTTTTAGACAAAGTGGTataaaatgtcttttatttttttattaaaataattatttgtgtaatatttagattttaataaattaatacattaaattgTGTctagtaaatgaataaaaattttgaacgtaaattttttattttagagaaCATTTTTAAACTAGTGAAATTAAAATTGtagataaaattaaaaattttaaactaatgttatattaaaattattacaacTGATATTTTtgtctaaaaataataaaaatctttttttttcatttttattatcattattatttgtattatgtttttaaattaattaataaattagattttgtttaataaattaataaaaaataatttgagaaaatattgtaacattgtaaactagtgaaataattaaaattgtagtcaaaatctaaaatgttaaacttacattatatattacaattatttaaacaatttttttaaatttttttatgaataaattaaACGGTACATTcgattttttatttcaataaattaataaaatatatttttttgtgttttatttaagagaaaatattgtacaattttaaactagtaaaatatttaattaaaatgatatattttaattataaaagtataattttgtctaaaattaataaaagctaatttttgttttattttaagacAAAATATGAAAGTTTAAACATATATTGCATATTAGCATTTTAAACttacattatatattaaaattaataaaactataatatttGTTctacataaattaaaataaatctacttatttaatcattattatttgtATAATATTGTTTCTTAAAACTATTTTGTGCaattaataaaactgtaaaatcaaAAATGTTAAACTTACATcacatattaaaattaaaactaatattttgtctaaataaattaatacaaaaatcaaattagttttattttagacaaaatatagtaaccatttaaactacattaatattaatattattaaaacaagttttgtgtctaaataaataaattaaaaatagattttctttgAAATATGCATTCGAAGtggttaatttttttattaaaattgataaaaataaagttgattaAATAAATCTTCATAAATGTTTTAATACTAAAAAACTAATTCAAGATTTACACTAAAATGCACAAAAtggttaaaataaattcaaaataaatgtaaaacaaatgcTTTCTGCGAAATATGCACATGAACTGAATTATAttatatgaataaattattttcagtaatatatatatatatatatatatataaaacattattttactaatttattaaacaaaatctaatttaataatttattcataaaaatatacaaataatgctaataaaaatgaaaaaagatttTATTGATAAAATTAGCTGTTATTAATTTTAgacaaaattataattattttactagtttaaaattgtacaatttaaattttctctaaaataaaacttattttatttgatacaatatttattttataatatttttttattaatttattaaaataaaaaatctaatgtattaatttattcagattttttatacaataaaaaagaaaaaaagatgttgACTGATTTATTTAGATAaactattaattttaatatataatgtaagtttaaaaatttagattttatcTACAATTATAACTATTTCACTAGTTTAAAATATTTACccaaaattttttaatttaatttatttaatatttttgttattaatgttattaattttatttcactagtttaaaattgtacaatttttattttctctgaaataaaacacaaaaattattatttaattttattaatttattaaaattaaaaatctacaaataataatgcaataaaaaataaatattttttgactaatttagacaaaatattcaaaattatttaatttttttactattattttactatttattttaattattttagtatataATGTACgtttaaaattttagattttatataatgttttatttatttattaaaattaaaaatctaatgtattaatttttatacaaataataatagcaataaaaaGATTTTGactaatttatttaaacaaaatatttaaaattataaaattttaattattattttactagtttaaaattgtacaattttaattttctctgaaataaaactaaattattatttttttaaattttattaacttattaaaattaaacatctaatgtattaatttattgagaaattttttatacaaataataatggcaataaaaaagattttgattatttgattattatttaatttatttagacaaaatattctaaattacagtttttattattattctactAGTTTAAGattgtacaatttttattttttctgaaataaaatacaacaattatttttattaatttattaaaattaaaaatcgaaTGTAttaattcattcagaaattaatttaaacaagtaataattgcaataaaaaagaaaaaaaagattttgactaatttatttaataaaacattttttattaatttataaaacaaaatcaaatttattaatctattcagcaaaaatattatgcaaataataatggcaataaaaaaaagattaataaaattagctgtttattttagacaaaattatacaattttcattttctctgaaataaaacaccaaaattatttattaatttataaaaaaaaaaagattttgactaaattattaatgaatttattattttaataaaaaacaaattttaaatattgaatttacattttttactgaAATGATTAAAAGCGTAAAATTTGTCTAAATAAACAGTCTAAATACAAGATTGATTTTAGTGaccaaatttatatattttttttcctggtgtaggaaaaaatgtaatattctaTGTAATAAATAGATGTAAATGTTGTGTTCGAAGCATATTTTAGTCGACTAATTAACTATTTTTCCCTTAAATCATGCCGAATTGGATTCCAATTAGAGTAATTGAGCTAGGTGGTGTTTCTTTGGTTTTCTTGTGCTCTCTGTGTCTCTCTCacttacactcacacacacacacacacacacacacacacacacacactttctgaCAGTGAATTATGGGATTCTGGTCTTTGGACAGTGGTCTGAACAATTTGTGGCTGAGCTACATGGCCGCCGTGCACCGAGAAATGATGGGCCGCAGTGTTTGTGTTGGTTTGCTATCAAGACACTGactataaataataattaccaggaagaaaaagaagaagtttCTGCTTGACCAGAAACACGACCCGTCCAAAAGCCATGTTTTTCCCCTCAAGTCACACGTCGGGATTTGGCGTTCTGGCCCACGTGAGGCCTCCGTGTCAGCTTTGATGTTAGCCGAGAGCTCTCGCCGCTTGCCCCCTTTTTCTGTCGTGCACAAGTTGGGTATTATAAGCAGGGAGAACATTTTGTGGCTTTGGCTCAGGCCTAAGCTAAACGTGGACCCACCCGCTAATTGCTAATTACAGGTCCGTGCCCAGCGGTGGCTTGACTTCTCTGTCAGGGGCTTCTCTCCTCTCGCAAGTAACCCGATCTCAGCTTTGGGCTTTCGCTGCAGCTCCTGCATCCCATCAAAGGGGGAACTAATCACGGCACGTCTGCAGGAACAGATGCACGCATTTCAGCACATTTCACTACAGCCAAGAGCTTCAACGCTAGCCTAGAGCCTTCAGACCATTACTAACTACAAACTATGTTCATCTTAGCAATGGTTGGTATTGAAATGTATAgtaaaaatagaaaattaaagtgttttttattttgaaaatgttaataattttgcatttttataaacagttttaattttataatactTTGTGTAATTTTATAGATATATagagatagaaagacagacagacagacagacagacagacagacaggcagacatatagacagacagacagacagacagacagacagacagacagacagacagacatatagacagacagacagatagacaggcagacatatagacagacagacagacagacagacagacagacagacagacagacagacatatttttttatttagacaaaatattattaaatcttaatttttttaattatttaaatttttgatattttgaatgaatacattaattaaaaactaatttgctttatttaaatgacagacatatagacagacagacagacatacatacatacatatagacagacagacagacagacagacagacagacagacagacagacaggcagacagacatatagacagacagacagacagacagacagacagacagacatacatatagacagacagacagacagacagacatatagacagacagacaggcaggcagacatatagacagacagacagacagacagacagacagacagacagacagacagacagacagacagacaggcagacagacatatagacagacagacatatagacagacagacagacagacagacagacagacagacagacagacagacagacagacagacagacagacagacagacaggcagacagacatatagacagacagacagacagacatatagacagacagacatatagacagacagacatatagacagacagacagacagacagacagacagacagacagacatatagacagacagacagacagacagacagacagacatatagacagacagacatatagacagacagacagacagacagacagacagacagacagacagacagacagacagatagacaggcagacagacagacagacagacagacagatagacaggcagacagacagacatacagacagacagacagacagacagacagacagacagacagacagacagacagacagacagacagacagacagacagacaggcagacagacagacagacagacagacagacatatagacagacagacagacatatttttttatttagacaaaatattattaaatcttaattttttaaattatttaaatttttgatattttgaatgaatacattaattaaaaactaatttcctttatttaaattaagctaaatattctaacattataaattacacttttttattaatattattaaaattgtatatttcttgtctaaataaataaacaattttagtgttttatttttgacaaaatatgTAACCGTAAATGTTGCGTTTTATTTAATAGTTAAAATACTATGGAATTgatatttaattttgtattaaattattaaagcatttctttttatgttttgttttatttttaattatttttaaaagaatTATCTAAAACtaattagtgttttatttttagtcaAAGCATTCAATTTTGATATTTCAAAAAGTGGCATTAAAACGATTAAGCTTACTAAATTATGTctggatttattttttatttacacaaaatattatgaaaatatattattTGCAATTGCTTAAAATGTTACAAGCAAATTTAGACACATTTTAATATATAGTATAAAAAATATGATTCAGTGTCTTCTATAATGCTTTAAGTGAGCATTTCATGAGAGTCATCTAAATATATATCCAATATTGACCAATACCAAAAAATGTAATTAAGAAACGCAATGAGATTTAACAAGATTTGACAATTGAATCTCTTACATAGGAGAAGCAATTGGATATTAGAGAGATCTGTGTTTGATTAGCCAAACGTGGCtttaaataaagtcagagttgtctTGTCAGGACATTGAGGATTTAAAGCTCCCTCGTTCCATAAATTCCACAGAGATTTTGGGATACCGAACCGGGAATGCTCAGCTAAACCAAACATTTTTTGGGAAAAAGTTTTACATCAATGTCACAACTTCGAAAAGCATCAAAAAACCATGAGTGGCTAACAGGAAACTTGACCACCAATTCTCTTGTGGTGTGATTCTTGGCCTCGCGTCGTCTTCTGTTCTGATTTTTACCCCCCGAAAACCTGATTGTTTGTGTTATGAGCTCCATATTAAGAACAGCCAGTGTATTTGTGCAAATAATATTTATACAGTAAAGGTTTCACCCGCCCGCTGGGTGCTCGGTTCTGCGGTGGGTTCTGCTGGAAAGCGTCCGGTCGTTGGAGAGCTTGGACTGTGAAGGAAGATTATTTTACCCAGTCATCACCAGAGATCACGGCCTGTTTGCTCGACTCGTCTCACAATGGGCCCTACTGTGTTTGGAGCGCTTTGGCATTTTAGCGTGTCGTCATTGAGAACGGTGCCGACAGGGGGAAACCGAATCCCGCATCATTAGCATGTATATTCCTCTGGCAGAGCCCAGAAGAAGCTGACATATAGCTCAGGACAAAGGTCAGTGGCTTGGTTCTGGTTCAGACGCTTGTGTTGTCTTCCTCCAGCAGGCCGAGGGTGGACCGTGCCGACATCATCCGCTGTGTGAAATCCTGCCAGCCCAACGACATCTCCTGCGTGCTCAACCCCATCCTCTCTGTCTCGCACACCGCCATCTCGCTTCCCACCTTCAGAGAATTCAACAAACCGGAAGGTAAGGCTATCATCTCCAGTTCTATCGGTGACTTTTCAATGTAAACGTAAATATATGATGCGAATGTGGTgcttttgttattattaaaacGACATGCTTTGCACATGACAACGGTTGGCAGTAATTGAATGTGTAATAGCTCAAGCTCAAACTATAAAGCCCAAATCATACTTGACACAAGTGAATGCAAAAGCTTCACAAGCTCTGCGTTCTGAGATGTGTCAGACTACAAATTATACAGTAACTGCAAGTACCATGGTGGAATCTataatagatagatggatagatagatggatggagcAACATATAGTtggatagaatgataaaacgacaggagagatagaatgataaatagagcaactgaacgatagaatgatagataggtagatagatagataggagaCTGTAGATGATAGAACGATGACATTAAAGgatagaaagaaagatagatagatagatagatagatagatagatagatagatagatagatagatagatagaatgatagaacgatagaacgatagatagatagaacgatagatagatagatagatagatagatagatagatagatagatagaacgatagatagatagaacgatagatagaacgatagaacgatagatagaacaatagaacgatagatagatagatagatagatagatagatagatagatagatagatagatagatagaacgatagatagatagaacgatagatagatagatagatagatagatagatagataaaacgacaggagagatagaatgataaatagagcaactgaacgatagaacgatagatagatagatagatagatatacagaatgataaatagagcaactgaacgatagaacgatagatagatagatagatagatatacagaatgataaatagagcaactgaacgatagatagatagaacgatagatagatagatagatagatagagatagatagatagatagatagagatagatagatagatagatagatagatagatagatagatagatatacagaatgataaatagagcaactgaacgatagatagatagatagatagatagatagatagatagatagatagatagatagatagatagatagatatacagaatgataaatagagcaactgaacgatagatagatagaacgatagatagatagatagatagatagatagatagatagatagatagatagatagatagatagatagatagatagatagatagatagatagatagagatagatagatagaaatagatagatagatagatagatagatatacagaatgataaatagagcaactgaacgatagaacgatagaacgatagaacgatagatagatagatagatagatagatagatagatagatagatagatagatagatagatatacagaatgataaatagagcaactgaacgatagatagatagaacgatagatagaacgatagatagatagatagatagatagatagatagatagatagatagatagagatagatagagatagatagatagaaatagatagatagatagatagatagatatacagaatgataaatagagcaactgaacgatagaacgatagaacgatagaacgatagatagatagatagatagatagatagatagatagatagatagatagatagatagatagatagatagatagatagatagatagatagatagatagatagatagatagatagatagatactcatAGACTGGAAGCAGCAAAAGCAGCTTCTCCGCTTGTGAATATTGCACAACTCTGGTCTCCATGTCGACCAGATCCTGGCGTGTTTGTTTATGTGCTTACAGAGAAGGGTGAAGAAATTCAATAACAAATtgacaacaataaaacaatagCAATCAGCGAGCCAAACATCAGGCCTCAATTCCGATGTTTCTTCACTGCGAGCATCTCAGCACAGCAAGACACACCCATCAAAGTGTCATCTAATAAAAATCCACACTCTTTTGATTCCCAGAAATCGTCTTCCTGAGATCCCCGACACCTTCTCACCTTTCTCACATGGACTCCCCGGAGATCGTCTACGACATCCTGGAGGGCAACGTCCAGAACTCGTTCGACATCGTCAAGCGTGTGGATCATGGGATGATCGTGGGTGAGTGTCACTGTGGCATGCGGCTAACAATGCCAGCGGACCGCAGACCGAGCCCAGAGGCATCCCTGTCTGGAAATTACATTCGCATCAAGTGGTTTTCTGACCTAATTTCCCATTACCAAAGATTCTCCTCGTTTTTTTTGTGTTCTTTAAACAAACCAAACGCATATGTGAGTCTTTGCGGGAGCACATTAGCGGGAAGCATGAATCTACACGGAGAGAGGCTTATTCCATGTAACTGGTTCCGACAGCGTGATTCCTATCTCGGTCCTGCTGATGATAGGCCTGCGCGGCCGTTTGAAGACGCTCGTCCATGTGTTGTTCATCCCCGGCCCGTGTTTTT is part of the Garra rufa chromosome 25, GarRuf1.0, whole genome shotgun sequence genome and encodes:
- the fbln1 gene encoding fibulin-1 is translated as MGPTVFGALWTKVSGLVLVQTLVLSSSSRPRVDRADIIRCVKSCQPNDISCVLNPILSVSHTAISLPTFREFNKPEEIVFLRSPTPSHLSHMDSPEIVYDILEGNVQNSFDIVKRVDHGMIVGVVRQVKPLVGPLSTVLKLAMNYVTNGVVSHRNIINVHIYVSEFWF